From Chthoniobacterales bacterium:
ACATCAGTATCGGCCTGGTTGCCGTGATCTGTGCGCTTCTGGTCGTGAAATCCTACATGACCAGGCACTGATCATTGCCCGATCCTTTGAAGCGCCCGGTCGGTCCCATCCCGACCGGGCGTATTTTTTTTGATAGGATCGACTTCGGAGTGTCCTTATCGTCGGCAACCCCTGTGGAATCGATCGAAGCACAAATTGGAAAAAAGATTCGCGCCATTCGCACCGAGCGCGACGTCACTCTCGACCAGCTTGCCGAAAAGGCGCGCCTCACCAAGGGCCAGCTTTCGAAGATCGAGAACGGCAAGGTCTCCTGCCCGATCTCCACGCTCATGCGCGTCGCCTCGGCGCTGGGCGTTCCCGTGGCCAGCCTCTTCGACACCGAGGACACCCAGGCCCGCGCCGTGCTGGTGAAGAAGGGCGATCGCAAACCCATCGCTGGCCGCGGGTCGAAGATCGGCCACAGCTACGAGAGCCTCGCGTTCGGACTCCCGATGGAGAAGGCCTTCGAGCCCTACCTGATGACGATCGAGGAGAAGAAAATCGATCCCGCCAAGAACGTCTTCAAGCACCCCGGCAACGAATTCCTCTTCCTGCTGGAAGGCAAAATGGTCTATCGCCACGCGGACAA
This genomic window contains:
- a CDS encoding cupin domain-containing protein is translated as MESIEAQIGKKIRAIRTERDVTLDQLAEKARLTKGQLSKIENGKVSCPISTLMRVASALGVPVASLFDTEDTQARAVLVKKGDRKPIAGRGSKIGHSYESLAFGLPMEKAFEPYLMTIEEKKIDPAKNVFKHPGNEFLFLLEGKMVYRHADKTYAMEPGDSLYFDGSIEHGPVSVSGTPVRFLSIISNG